One part of the Desulfurellaceae bacterium genome encodes these proteins:
- a CDS encoding 2-dehydropantoate 2-reductase, translating into MRIVILGAGGVGSVIGAYLARNGADVIMLARPGHAAAVRQHGLQVSGLADFRTPVSSFAQATQIEAADILLITVKTKDMQSALAGVAHMRVGGAASLQNGMVKNDQIAQVFGRDTVVGATTMIGAALRCDGEVEYTLDGITFFGELDGRPSDRVAAIVRAFEEAGLKANGVTDIISVEWTKQAFQNPFATLSAMTRLPMHRVWSSPQLAALSVHMFREVAAVAKAKGVALSEHPAWSLFDLEVMCHAPFGDAVTRLVEVGSSVEAGGRTHIIPSMLQDVLAGKKTEIDETVGYVCREGQRLGIPVPYTEFAYRSVKAIEENFDARVS; encoded by the coding sequence ATGCGTATCGTGATTCTTGGAGCGGGCGGTGTGGGTTCGGTTATTGGCGCGTATCTGGCCCGCAACGGCGCCGATGTCATCATGCTTGCCCGGCCGGGCCATGCGGCAGCGGTGCGCCAGCACGGCTTGCAGGTCAGCGGTCTGGCCGACTTTCGGACTCCGGTCAGCAGCTTTGCCCAGGCCACACAGATTGAGGCAGCCGATATCCTGCTCATTACGGTCAAGACCAAAGACATGCAGTCGGCCCTGGCCGGGGTTGCCCATATGCGGGTCGGTGGAGCAGCCTCGCTCCAAAACGGCATGGTCAAAAACGACCAGATCGCCCAGGTGTTCGGTCGGGACACAGTCGTGGGCGCGACAACCATGATCGGAGCGGCCCTCCGCTGCGACGGCGAGGTCGAATACACCCTGGACGGCATCACCTTTTTTGGCGAACTCGACGGCCGTCCCTCAGACCGGGTGGCGGCGATTGTCCGGGCCTTTGAGGAGGCCGGACTCAAGGCCAACGGCGTCACCGACATCATTTCCGTCGAGTGGACAAAACAGGCCTTTCAGAACCCGTTTGCCACGCTTTCGGCCATGACCCGTCTGCCCATGCATCGGGTGTGGTCGAGTCCGCAGCTGGCGGCGCTGTCGGTCCACATGTTCCGTGAGGTGGCTGCGGTGGCCAAAGCCAAGGGCGTTGCCCTGTCCGAACATCCGGCCTGGAGCCTGTTCGACCTCGAGGTGATGTGTCATGCGCCGTTTGGCGATGCGGTCACACGGCTGGTCGAGGTCGGCAGCAGTGTTGAGGCCGGCGGCCGGACGCATATTATTCCGTCCATGCTCCAGGACGTGCTGGCCGGCAAAAAAACCGAGATTGATGAAACCGTCGGCTATGTGTGCCGCGAAGGCCAGCGGCTCGGCATTCCGGTGCCGTACACCGAGTTCGCCTACCGCAGCGTCAAGGCGATTGAAGAAAATTTTGACGCCCGGGTCAGCTGA
- a CDS encoding LysM peptidoglycan-binding domain-containing protein: MGKRRLESRLILVIAAWMWAQPAWAGPEFSPSLVGMYRKSMQVEAPLFSAAGRHGLDPRLARALILHQSGGNDAIVSASGELRRNAYLPTASEPAPADTAAANLEAGIRRFAELAERLGRHDYALAAYVGGPQVLASQPALPLSVLHDVMQIEQYKSVLRLHEAEIRREAESLRLRRVQPGENWASVARTTGVSEFLLRLYNPVLAAHQLHPGMLLVAPDPRAPAVLEVNGTTLSYTSRIGDSTLNLARAFGVDRDTLRQDNNLWYLQQLAAGQPLSIHLPDHSPSSPVRLAASAPGAGLQPHTVRAGETLSHIALRYDTSVRTLMRTNRLSTSRIVAGQQLWIPDRRARPRVAQRPRLHTVRRGDTLSHLAQRYDTSVRALMRVNRLGSSLLRIGKILRIPDQV, encoded by the coding sequence ATGGGCAAGCGTAGACTGGAAAGCCGACTCATTCTCGTCATTGCCGCCTGGATGTGGGCTCAACCGGCGTGGGCCGGACCCGAGTTTTCCCCGTCTCTGGTCGGCATGTACCGCAAAAGCATGCAGGTCGAGGCGCCGCTGTTCAGCGCTGCCGGTCGCCATGGGCTGGACCCCCGTCTGGCTCGCGCCCTGATCCTGCACCAGTCCGGGGGCAACGACGCTATCGTGTCCGCCTCAGGCGAGCTGCGGCGCAACGCGTATTTGCCGACCGCTTCGGAGCCGGCGCCGGCAGATACGGCTGCGGCCAATCTTGAGGCCGGGATACGACGCTTCGCCGAGTTGGCCGAGCGTCTGGGGCGCCACGACTACGCGCTGGCTGCCTATGTCGGCGGTCCCCAGGTGCTCGCCTCGCAGCCGGCTCTGCCGCTGTCCGTCCTGCACGACGTGATGCAGATCGAGCAGTATAAATCGGTCTTGCGCCTGCACGAAGCCGAGATCCGGCGTGAGGCTGAAAGCCTGCGGCTGCGGCGTGTGCAGCCGGGTGAGAACTGGGCCTCGGTGGCCCGTACGACAGGCGTCTCGGAATTCCTGTTGCGCCTGTACAATCCCGTCCTCGCCGCCCACCAGCTGCACCCCGGCATGCTGCTCGTTGCTCCCGACCCGCGGGCGCCGGCCGTCCTTGAGGTGAACGGCACGACGCTGTCCTATACCTCGCGGATCGGTGACTCGACCCTGAATCTGGCCCGTGCTTTCGGCGTTGATCGTGATACGCTGCGCCAAGACAACAATCTCTGGTACTTGCAGCAGCTGGCCGCGGGCCAGCCGCTCAGTATTCATTTACCCGACCATTCGCCGTCGTCGCCCGTCCGGCTTGCCGCGTCTGCCCCCGGGGCAGGCCTCCAGCCCCACACCGTCAGGGCCGGAGAGACTTTGAGCCATATCGCTCTCCGCTATGACACCTCGGTCCGAACCCTGATGCGGACCAATCGGCTGTCCACCTCGCGGATTGTGGCGGGCCAACAACTCTGGATTCCAGATCGCCGGGCTCGGCCGCGTGTGGCCCAGCGGCCACGCCTGCATACCGTGCGCCGGGGTGATACCCTGTCACACCTCGCCCAACGGTATGACACCTCGGTCCGGGCGCTGATGCGTGTCAACCGGCTGGGCAGCTCGCTGCTGCGGATTGGCAAAATCCTGAGGATTCCTGACCAAGTCTGA
- a CDS encoding thioredoxin domain-containing protein: protein MKTDRLVGAGLLVWLLSFSPPASGQQAEPVPEATPNAVLATIEGHPITQADIEDRIKGQMLRLNNQIYTLKKQAVDGLINERLLAIEAGKRGLSSQELLQREVTGKTRTVTEEEIEAFYQANATRLGDTPLDEVRDRLAQQLQRTARRGRQQAFMQELRKAAVIRLHLKPPIVEVAVDDAPSRGSAEAPVTLVEFGDYECPYCARAQATLNKIRETYKDQVRLVFKDFPLSSHPRAQKAAEAARCAGEQDKYWDYHGMLFRNTKALEVEQLKQYAADLQLDATRFDTCLDSGQQAAAVRQDLAQGTQLGVSGTPAFFINGRFMSGARRFSAFQELIEDALAAD from the coding sequence ATGAAAACAGACCGGCTCGTTGGCGCAGGCTTGCTCGTCTGGCTGCTCAGCTTCTCACCCCCAGCGTCCGGCCAACAGGCCGAGCCGGTTCCGGAAGCGACTCCAAACGCTGTTCTGGCCACCATTGAGGGCCACCCCATCACCCAGGCCGACATTGAGGACCGCATCAAGGGCCAGATGCTGCGCCTCAACAACCAGATCTACACCCTCAAGAAACAGGCCGTCGATGGCCTGATCAATGAGCGCCTGCTGGCCATCGAGGCCGGCAAACGTGGCCTGTCCAGCCAGGAGTTGTTGCAGCGAGAGGTCACAGGCAAGACCCGAACCGTGACCGAGGAAGAAATCGAGGCGTTTTACCAGGCCAACGCGACCCGTCTGGGCGATACGCCGCTGGACGAGGTGCGCGACCGCCTGGCCCAACAGTTGCAGCGAACCGCGCGGCGCGGGCGCCAACAAGCCTTCATGCAGGAGTTACGCAAAGCGGCCGTCATTCGCCTGCACCTCAAGCCGCCGATTGTTGAGGTGGCGGTTGACGACGCGCCGAGCCGGGGTTCGGCCGAGGCGCCGGTCACCCTGGTCGAGTTTGGCGACTACGAATGTCCGTACTGCGCCCGGGCGCAAGCCACCCTCAATAAAATCCGGGAGACCTATAAAGACCAGGTCAGGCTGGTGTTCAAGGACTTTCCCCTGTCGTCCCATCCCCGAGCCCAGAAGGCGGCCGAAGCGGCCCGGTGTGCCGGCGAACAGGACAAATACTGGGACTACCACGGCATGTTGTTTCGCAACACCAAGGCCCTGGAGGTGGAGCAACTCAAGCAGTACGCGGCCGACCTGCAACTCGATGCGACACGTTTCGACACCTGTCTGGACAGCGGCCAGCAGGCGGCTGCGGTTCGCCAAGATCTGGCTCAGGGCACCCAGCTGGGGGTCAGCGGCACGCCCGCGTTTTTCATCAACGGGCGCTTTATGTCCGGGGCACGGCGGTTCTCGGCCTTTCAGGAACTGATTGAGGACGCGCTGGCCGCAGACTGA
- a CDS encoding LLM class flavin-dependent oxidoreductase, translating to MKFGLFYQLPCAPDQSEFDRYQRTLEQIEYADALGFDTAWLAELHFNRPFSIMPSPLIVATALAQRTQRIRLGLAVALLSLQHPLRTAEDAATVDLLSHGRLELGVGRGTIAIHFQGLGVARDESRERFEEALSIIEQAWSQDTFAFEGRYFQIPPTSVVPKPFQKPHPPLRIAANSPETASFAGQRGYPVFVASPINPMPKLVEHLDGYSRAFRAAGHQGKRPDSAVLFPVYVADSRAQVRQQVEPSVMHYFRTVTAQAELGERGQSQAASYAYLREVRQRQQSVTWDVIDDTMALYGPPEQCVEKIRAAHRQCGMDQLICWFNPGGLVPHEQVLASMRSFAEQVMPAVRAL from the coding sequence ATGAAATTCGGTCTTTTTTACCAACTGCCGTGCGCCCCAGACCAGAGCGAATTCGACCGCTACCAGCGGACCCTGGAACAGATCGAATATGCCGATGCACTGGGCTTTGATACGGCCTGGCTGGCCGAGCTGCACTTTAACCGGCCGTTTTCGATCATGCCCTCGCCGCTGATCGTTGCTACGGCCCTGGCCCAGCGGACGCAGCGTATTCGCCTGGGGCTGGCCGTGGCGCTGCTGTCCTTGCAGCACCCGCTGCGAACCGCCGAAGACGCCGCAACCGTCGATCTTCTCAGCCACGGGCGGCTCGAACTGGGGGTCGGTCGCGGTACGATCGCCATTCATTTTCAGGGGCTGGGCGTGGCCCGGGACGAGAGCCGGGAGCGTTTTGAAGAAGCCCTGAGCATTATCGAGCAGGCCTGGAGCCAGGACACCTTTGCTTTTGAGGGCCGCTATTTCCAGATTCCGCCCACCTCGGTCGTGCCCAAGCCGTTCCAAAAACCGCACCCGCCGCTACGGATTGCGGCCAATAGCCCGGAGACGGCCAGCTTTGCCGGCCAGCGCGGTTATCCGGTCTTTGTCGCCTCTCCGATCAACCCAATGCCCAAACTGGTCGAACACCTCGACGGCTACTCCCGGGCGTTTCGGGCCGCCGGTCACCAAGGCAAACGGCCCGACAGCGCGGTGCTCTTTCCGGTCTATGTGGCCGACAGCCGGGCTCAGGTCCGCCAACAGGTCGAGCCCAGCGTCATGCACTATTTTCGGACGGTCACGGCCCAGGCCGAGCTTGGCGAGCGGGGACAGAGCCAAGCTGCGTCCTACGCCTATCTGCGGGAGGTCCGACAGCGACAACAGTCCGTGACCTGGGACGTGATTGACGACACCATGGCGCTGTACGGTCCGCCCGAGCAGTGCGTTGAAAAGATCCGCGCCGCCCACCGGCAGTGTGGCATGGATCAGCTTATCTGCTGGTTTAATCCGGGTGGCCTGGTGCCCCACGAGCAGGTGTTGGCCAGCATGCGGAGCTTTGCCGAGCAGGTCATGCCGGCGGTCCGTGCCTTATGA
- a CDS encoding thioredoxin domain-containing protein has product MAPRPTARSLPSGPLLLTRLLALLGLGIGAYLSVLHYQADGLVTSHFCQPGSIIDCTSVLNSTYASLFDLPVAMWATAAYAVTLVLAVIPQALGLLFVCSWLVVFGLYMAAVSFFQLQSVCLFCSALYLVNIGLFVGALMLARSSADFEPGQFAFGLLGCVVLVGGIGWWQARQARTELVPLDFIAPSAERMDRSFVRYYNQQREVAVRSQERHVKGEPDAPLRITEFVDFRCPSCAVARDYLSSLHDANKGAVRIVFHHYPLDQACNPINQQVHPSSCAASIASECASEQDAFWDYADRLFANQKRFSRADLVGHAEALDLDLEQFDTCLDDPRMEERVRRDVEEGRRLEISATPTLIVNGRVIEGLPPPKKLATLVTMHQQQ; this is encoded by the coding sequence GTGGCACCTCGACCGACAGCCCGGTCCCTGCCGAGCGGCCCGCTGCTGCTGACCCGTCTCCTGGCACTGCTCGGCCTGGGCATCGGCGCCTATCTGTCGGTTCTGCACTATCAGGCCGATGGTCTGGTCACGTCCCATTTTTGTCAGCCCGGCTCGATCATCGACTGCACCTCGGTGCTCAACAGCACGTATGCCAGCCTGTTTGACCTGCCGGTGGCCATGTGGGCGACCGCCGCCTACGCCGTGACCCTCGTCCTGGCCGTCATTCCCCAGGCCCTTGGCCTGCTGTTTGTGTGTTCCTGGCTGGTAGTGTTTGGCCTGTACATGGCTGCGGTGTCGTTTTTCCAGCTCCAGTCGGTGTGCCTGTTTTGCTCCGCGCTATATCTGGTCAATATCGGACTGTTTGTCGGCGCGCTGATGCTGGCCCGTTCCTCGGCCGACTTCGAGCCGGGTCAGTTTGCCTTTGGCCTGCTCGGCTGCGTGGTCTTGGTCGGCGGGATCGGCTGGTGGCAGGCCCGGCAGGCTCGGACCGAGCTGGTCCCGCTCGATTTTATCGCCCCGAGCGCCGAGCGCATGGATAGAAGTTTCGTCCGCTATTACAACCAACAGCGTGAGGTGGCGGTCCGGAGCCAGGAACGCCATGTCAAGGGCGAGCCGGACGCACCGCTGCGGATCACCGAGTTCGTCGATTTCCGGTGTCCGAGCTGCGCCGTGGCCCGCGACTATCTGTCCTCCCTGCACGACGCCAACAAGGGCGCGGTGCGGATTGTCTTTCACCACTACCCGCTCGACCAAGCTTGTAATCCGATCAACCAACAGGTCCACCCCTCGTCCTGCGCCGCGTCCATTGCCTCGGAATGCGCGAGCGAGCAGGACGCCTTTTGGGACTACGCCGACCGCCTGTTTGCCAACCAGAAGCGCTTCAGCCGCGCCGACCTCGTCGGTCACGCCGAGGCGCTTGACCTCGACCTTGAGCAGTTCGATACCTGTCTCGACGATCCGCGCATGGAAGAGCGGGTGCGCCGGGATGTCGAAGAAGGGCGACGGCTCGAAATCAGCGCCACGCCGACCCTGATCGTCAACGGACGGGTGATTGAGGGACTGCCGCCGCCCAAAAAGCTGGCAACCCTGGTGACGATGCACCAGCAGCAATGA
- a CDS encoding DUF2442 domain-containing protein: MNSEPLGIGTSTVEVTNISRHGIWLLAGDRELFLAYEDFPWFRDAPVSKIVNVEEPTPGHFHWPDLDVDISLRMIEHPDRFPLKAGGNA; the protein is encoded by the coding sequence ATGAATTCAGAACCGCTTGGCATCGGCACTTCGACGGTTGAGGTCACCAACATCTCCAGGCACGGAATATGGCTCCTGGCGGGTGACAGAGAACTGTTTCTGGCGTACGAGGACTTCCCCTGGTTCCGGGATGCCCCTGTGAGCAAGATCGTCAATGTCGAAGAGCCAACGCCGGGACACTTCCACTGGCCTGATTTGGACGTGGATATCAGCCTACGGATGATCGAGCACCCCGACCGGTTTCCCTTGAAAGCCGGAGGGAATGCATAG
- a CDS encoding DUF4160 domain-containing protein, translating into MAPTIHREHGYRYFFFSREESRMHVHVSCADGEAKFWLEPDVALARNYRLSESQLREVEEVIRRRRDEFRTAWHRHFDG; encoded by the coding sequence ATGGCGCCGACAATCCACCGAGAGCACGGCTACCGGTATTTCTTTTTTTCGCGAGAAGAGTCACGTATGCACGTGCATGTTTCCTGCGCTGACGGAGAGGCCAAATTCTGGCTTGAACCCGACGTAGCGCTTGCCCGGAATTATCGGCTGTCCGAGTCACAGCTTCGCGAAGTCGAAGAGGTCATACGGAGGCGACGGGATGAATTCAGAACCGCTTGGCATCGGCACTTCGACGGTTGA
- a CDS encoding EthD family reductase: MVKLIAFFKRQAGMSVEDFQAYWRTSHADIVVKLPGIRRYVQSHTILSGYRKGEPVYDGMAELWFDSTDVMRRQAGTPEFAAVRADEPNFMEVASQGTIITEEHVIKDGPIPDDGVKNVEFVSHKPGMPIGDFQTHWREIHGPLGAAIPVVRRYVQSHTRLSIYKSGKTPLYDGVALTWFDSTQAMRVSATTPEYERTRADEPNFIAPGTLPLIITKEHVIVG, translated from the coding sequence ATGGTCAAACTGATCGCCTTTTTCAAGCGCCAGGCCGGCATGTCGGTCGAGGATTTCCAGGCCTACTGGCGTACCAGCCACGCCGATATCGTGGTCAAACTGCCCGGTATCCGGCGCTACGTTCAGTCCCACACCATCCTGTCCGGCTACCGTAAGGGCGAGCCCGTCTACGACGGCATGGCCGAGCTGTGGTTCGATAGCACGGATGTCATGCGTCGCCAGGCCGGCACGCCGGAGTTTGCCGCCGTGCGGGCTGACGAGCCGAACTTCATGGAGGTGGCCAGCCAGGGTACGATCATCACCGAGGAGCACGTCATCAAAGACGGCCCGATTCCAGACGACGGGGTCAAAAACGTCGAGTTTGTGAGCCACAAACCGGGCATGCCGATTGGGGACTTCCAGACTCATTGGCGCGAGATTCATGGTCCGCTCGGCGCCGCCATCCCGGTTGTCCGGCGCTACGTCCAGAGCCATACCCGACTGTCGATCTACAAGAGCGGCAAAACGCCGCTGTATGACGGCGTGGCTCTGACCTGGTTTGACAGCACCCAAGCCATGCGTGTGTCGGCCACCACGCCTGAGTACGAGCGGACCCGGGCCGACGAGCCAAACTTCATCGCGCCCGGTACGCTGCCGCTGATCATCACCAAGGAGCACGTCATCGTCGGGTGA